A stretch of the Ensifer sp. PDNC004 genome encodes the following:
- a CDS encoding dihydrofolate reductase family protein, whose product MRNIVLQMMTTLNGRLDDPLAWMGTVVEEQYRAIDRLYAGYDTVLVGRTTYEEMVGYWPGALNDEAGGETNRLMAGRMHDYRKIVFSRTGEQAISPWHNAERAVVPDDAALSRFLTSLKAEPGRDIHLSGGASLAQTVIGLGLVDRYHFFVYPVVSPGEPWFARLHDKNELRLIGSEHYDNGVVGLHYETVRDTKSARPKSFSELIA is encoded by the coding sequence ATGCGCAACATCGTGCTGCAGATGATGACGACGCTCAATGGCCGCCTGGACGATCCGCTTGCCTGGATGGGCACTGTGGTCGAGGAACAATACCGGGCGATCGACCGCCTTTACGCCGGCTACGACACGGTTCTGGTCGGTCGCACGACCTATGAGGAGATGGTCGGCTACTGGCCGGGCGCACTGAACGACGAGGCGGGCGGCGAGACCAATCGGCTGATGGCAGGGCGCATGCACGACTATCGCAAGATCGTGTTCTCCCGCACCGGTGAGCAGGCAATCAGCCCCTGGCACAATGCCGAGCGGGCGGTGGTTCCTGATGATGCGGCGCTCTCGCGCTTCCTGACCAGCCTGAAGGCTGAACCCGGCCGGGATATCCATCTGTCCGGCGGCGCGAGCCTTGCACAGACGGTGATTGGCCTCGGCCTCGTCGATCGCTACCACTTCTTCGTCTACCCGGTCGTATCGCCGGGCGAACCATGGTTCGCCCGGCTGCACGACAAGAACGAGCTGCGGCTGATCGGCAGCGAGCACTACGACAACGGCGTCGTCGGGCTTCACTACGAGACGGTGCGCGACACGAAGTCGGCGCGCCCGAAAAGCTTCTCGGAGCTCATTGCCTAA